The Scleropages formosus chromosome 3, fSclFor1.1, whole genome shotgun sequence genome contains the following window.
TCCTTTTCAGCACATGGATGTGAATAAATTCTGGGAACCTCATAAATAATCCTTAAAATACAGATTGTTCCACATGTTCCATATAGGGTGGATTTGCATCGGAAGTCAAAGGAAGTGCACTTTTTCCAGAGAGTAGTTTGGAAATGTACATTCACCTTCATGCCAGTGGACAATATTCATAAATTTGGGGTCATTCTAACAGCATAGAACCTGACTCTACTGCCGCCACCGCCTTTGACTCCAGGTTCCAGTGTGATGGGGACAGATCTGGTGGAATCACAGACTGTGGCACTGGATGTACTCCTGCTAGGGACCCTGCAGAGCGGGAAGAGCTCCACAGGGAACATGCTCTTGGGGAGCCGAGACTTCCGTACTGGTCTCTCGCTGGGGGCCGTGACACGAGACTGCCAACTCCGCCGCAGGGTTTTCCCTGCCTTCCTGCGCCGGCATGGGGACAAGGCATCGCTGGACCTCCGAGTCCTGGATACCCCGGGATATCCCAACAGTCTCCGGAGCCCGGGGATAGAGAAGCAGATTGTTGCCGAAGCTGTGAAGCAGGCATTTGCAGGGGGTCCACACATAGTGGCACTAGTTGTGCGGGTCGACGTCCCCTTCTGCGAGGATGGCCATCATCTGCTCCGCTTTGTCGAGGTGAGAGTGTCTCCACGTGCTCCATCTTCACCCTCTTTTTACCACACTTGAACAGCTGTGAGGGACACGGGCAGCAGCTGGCTGTAAATACTACAAAAACACACCTCGTAAATTAAGTTTCAACAGCAAAGTTTcatttaaagtacatttataaagtgagcagatgctttcctccagatCCCCTTAGGGATAAAGGGAATAGCAATACAATAATAGCATAAAACACACAGTTATAAACATAGTAACAGCTATAGAAAGTACAGCTGATGAAATGTATACTTAGATTACagtcacatttatatttattcatttagcagatgcttttctcccaagcgatgtacatctcagagaatacaatttgtgctttacattaggaAGATTAAGTAAGCTATCAATTGACAAACAATGTGAATGCAGCCTCTCTATCTGCTAATGtatctgctaatgaataaatgtaaatgtaatgtaaatgtaaattcagagaCATGCATCTGTTGGCAGAAGGTAAAATGACTGCAGTCACttttctgcatttgaaaatgataTTTGTGAATTCATAAACTCATCACTTACAGCCATTTTTAAGTTGCTGGGATTCTTACTCTATGTTATGTATTCCATATCATACTCCATCCATGACAGAAAATTATAGTAAAATTATACCTGAGTCAAAGTTTATCAGTTAATCTCCCAGTTTCTCTGTCCTTTAGaaccaaaaatgtttaaagtacaTCTTACGTTTTTCAAATTACTGTAATGAAATAATgttgaacaagaaaaaaagcctTCAAACCAAATCTCTTCCCAAGAATGTCCCCAATGTCAGAGTGAAGTCCAATTTCAAAAGAGCAAAAGAGCAGTAACATCAccatttatacacttttttaaacactttactAAGGTAAAATAATTAAGTTATTATCATGTTGACAACATTACAGTTTTGTTACTTGTGATTATAAAAGTCTTTTCAAACTTCAGA
Protein-coding sequences here:
- the LOC108936697 gene encoding GTPase IMAP family member GIMD1-like, with the translated sequence MGTDLVESQTVALDVLLLGTLQSGKSSTGNMLLGSRDFRTGLSLGAVTRDCQLRRRVFPAFLRRHGDKASLDLRVLDTPGYPNSLRSPGIEKQIVAEAVKQAFAGGPHIVALVVRVDVPFCEDGHHLLRFVEELFGPGWRSHAMLVLSHAGNVDQAGVDREEYLRLATGPFHALLTSLEHRHHFVENSSPWLQMEGKPLLERLLLLSRRNQYRRLQLRVSE